The DNA sequence GTTTATGCGGCCTCGGGGCTGTTGGCCGGCTTCGGAGGAATCCTGCTTGCCTCGCGCCTCAACAACGGTGTGCCCACCGCGGGCGAGGGTTACGAGCTCCAGGCGATCGCCGCCTGTGTGATCGGCGGCGCGAGTCTGTTCGGCGCGCGCGGCACCGCGGTCGGCGCTCTGATCGGTGCGCTCATCGTCGGGATGCTCAACAACGGCGGCAGCCTGCTCGGAATCGACCCTTTCTGGCTGCAGATCGCCATCGGCGTCCTCATCCTCGCTGCGGTCGCGGTCGACCAGCTGCCCAAGTGGCTGCCGACCCTGACCGGACGTGCCCTCTCCCGCGAACCCGATAGGGCTGAGCCTACGAAGCTGGCGGGAGCCACCACTGGCGGAGGGAACGACTAATGATCATCGCCCACGACCTGGGAACGACGGGGAATAAGGCCTCGCTCCACGAGGACGACGGCACGCTCGTCACCGCGGTCACTGCCCGTTACGGCACGCACTTCGCTGCAGGCGGTGTCGCTGAACAGGATCCGGAGGATTGGTGGAGAGCGGTCATTGAAGCGACCACTGCACTTCTCGCCCATAGTGGCGCGGCCGGACAGGCGGTCACCGCGGTCAGCTTCAGCGGTCAGATGATGGGCGCCGTCTTCCTCGACGAGAGTTACCGGCCGGTGCATCCGGCGATCATCTGGGCGGACACGCGCAGTACCGCGCAGTGCGAGCGTCTCGCCGACGCGGTCGGCCGTGAGCGCGGATACCGGATCACCGGCCATCAGTTCAACCCGACCTACTCGGCGTCGAAGATCATGTGGCTCGCCGAGAATCGTCCAGACGTGTACGCCCAGGTGCGGCACATCTGCCTGGCGAAGGACTTCGTCGTCCAGCGGCTCACAGGGCGGCTCGTCACCGACCCGTCGGACGCCTCGAGCACGAATGCGTTCGATCAGCTCGGAGGCGAGTGGTCTGACGAGATCCTTCAGGCGGCCGGGATCGACCGCGCGCTGCTGCCGGAGGTCGTTTCTGCGACGACGGTCGTCGGCGGAATGCGCCGTGACGCGGCCGACGCGATGGGGCTTCCGGAGGGAACGCCCGTTGTGCTCGGTGGCGGCGACGGGCCGATGGCTGCGCTCGGCACCGGCATCGTCGAGCCCTCGGATGGCGCGTACGCCTACCTGGGCACGTCCTCGTGGGTGTCCATGTCGGCCACGCAGCCGCTGCACGACCCGCTGATGCGCACCATGACCTTCACGCATGTCGTTCCCGGGCACTACGTCCCGACGGCGACTATGCAGGCGGGCGGCGGGTCTCTCCAGTGGATCGCCGAGCTGCTCGAGCCGTCGGCCGAGGCGGCAACATTCGACCGCCTCGTCGGTGACGCTTCGACGGCCTCCGCCTCGGGAGAGGGCCTCTACTTCCTGCCGTATCTGCTGGGAGAGCGGTCGCCATACTGGAACCCGGACGCGCGCGGCGCGTTCGTCGGTATCTCCCGTCACCACGACCGCAGCCACCTCGTGCGTGCCGTGCTGGAAGGCGTCGCCTTCAACCTCCTGACCTGCGTTGAGGCTTTCCGCGAGGCCGGTGCGCCTGTCGACAGTGTCGATGCCATCGGAGGCGGAGCGAACTCCGACGCGTGGCTGCAGCTCATGGCCGACATGTGGGGTGCGACCATCCGCAGACGCAGCATCGTCGACGAGGGCAACAGCCTCGGCGCGGCCGTAGTGGCGGGCGTCGGTGCCGGCGTCATCCCGGACCTCGGCGCAGCCAGATCACTGTCCGAGGTGACTGCGGAGTTCCAGCCGGACGCGGGTAGGCACGCAGAATACGTTCAACGCCACGAGGCGTTCGTCGACGCGTACTCGCGTCTGGAGCCGTGGTTCGCCGCGCGTGCCGCGGAGCGTCGCGGATGAGCGGAACCATCGTCGTCACCAGCCGGTCATTCGGCTCCGGTTCGGTCGACTTCGTGTCGACGCTCGAGACTGCAGGGTACGAGGTCGTCTTCGGGGATCCGCACCACGACCCGCAGTCGCTCACGCCGTTGCTGGCGCGGGCGGATGCGTGGATCGCGGGAACGTCTCCCGTCACTGCCGACCTTCTCGCTCGGGCGCCGCAGCTCGCGATCGTCGCCCGTTACGGCGTCGGCTTCGACGCCGTCGACCTGGCCGCCGCCGAGGAGCGGGGCATAGTAGTCACCAACACGCCCGGCGCCAACAGCGCATCGGTCGCCGACCTGGCGCTCACGCTGCTGCTCGGCGGCCTTCGCACCGTCGCTGTCGGCGACCGCGCGGTCCGTGCCGGCGACTGGTCCGCCGTGCGCGGACGCGAAATCGACGGACTCGAGGTCGGTGTCGCCGGTTTCGGCCGCATCGGCCGGCTCTTCGCCGATCGTGCCCGCGCTCTCGGCGCGCGCGTGCTCGCCTACGATCCGTTCCTGACCGCCGACGAGCCGCTCCCGGACGGATATCGACGAGCGGACGCCGTCGCCGAGCTCGCCGCCTGCGGCGCCGTCTCCCTGCACGCACCGGGTGGGGCGACGATCGTCGATGCCGCGTGGCTCGCGCGGGCGGACGGGCTCGCGCTCGTCAACACCGCCCGCGCCGACCTCGTCGATGAGGACGCCGTGGCCGCTGCCCTCCGCGACGGCCGTCTTTCGTCCTATTCGGCCGACACCCTCGCCTCCGAAGCTGTCGGCGACTCCCGCGGGCCGCTGCTCGCGGAGGATCTCGCCGGGCGGATCGTCGTCACGCCGCACCTCGGCGCACAGACCGTCCAGGCGATCGACCGGATGGGCTCCGGCGCCGTTGCCAACGTCCTGGCCGTGCTCGGAGGCGACGTGCCGCCGAACCCGGTCACCCCTATTCCCGCACGAAAGGTCCCCTCGTGAAACTTGCGCTCTCCCGCCTGACCGCGACGGGCGTGATCGCCGTCGTGCGTGCGCCCTCCGCAGAGGCGGCCGTCGGCGCCGCCCGCGCCCTGGCCGCGGGCGGCGTCACGGGAATCGAGATCACCTACTCCACTCCTGATGCAGCCTCGGCTATTAGCCGCATCGCCGACGAATTGGGTGAGACCGTACTGCTTGGCGCCGGCACCGTCCGCACTCCCGACCAGGCTCGCGAGGCTGCCGATGCCGGGGCTGCGTTCCTGGTCGCTCCGGGCTTCCGCCCCGCCGTCGCCGACGCGATGACGGCCACCGGGCTCACCACCATGATCGGGGCGATCACCCCCAGCGAAGTCATGGCCGCCGAGGAGAGCGGTGCGGACGTCGTGAAGCTCTTCCCCGCGGGACTGTTCGGGCCGACGCTGGTGCGTAACCTGCGCGGGCCGTTCCCCGATGTTCCCTTCATGCCGACTGGCGGCGTGAACGCCGCCAACATCGCCGAGTGGGTCGCTGCCGGAGTGGTGGCGGTCGGAGCCGGCAGCGACCTCGTATCGTCAGCCGACCTTGCCGCCGGCAGCTACGTGACGATCACCGCGAAGGCGAGCGAGTTCTCCGCCGCCTACCGCGCCGCGGTCGGGAAGGCAGCCGCATGATCGACCAGGGCCGAATGGGGTTCGTCGGCGTCGACACGGCGCACTCGTCGATCCAGAAAGTGTTCCCGCTCTGGGCCGACCACCTCGGACTTCCGTCGCGCGAACTGCGGGGCTTCGACATCCCGCTCGGTGCGCCGGACGCGGTCTACCGCGAAGTGGTCGAGCGCATCCGGGACGACGAGGGGCAGGCCGGAGCGCTCGTCACCACGCACAAGATGCGCGTCTTCGAGGCCGCAGGCGACCTCTTCGACGAGGTCGACGACTTCGCCCGGGCCTGCGGCGAGGTGTCCTCGATCGCCAAGCGGAGTGGACGCCTCGTCGGCGCTGCGAAGGACCCGATCACCGTGGGACTCTCGCTCGATGACGTCGTCCCCTCGACCTACTTCGCGGACACCGGCGCTGAGCTCGTCTGCCTCGGTGCGGGAGGCTCGGGCGTCGCATTGAGCTGGCACCTCGCCCACCGGCAGGACACGCCGTCGAAGGTGACCCTGGTCGGCCGGACCCGGAGTTCCCTCGACCATGCCCGCGCAATCCACGAACGCGGCGGCATCGACACCTCTCGGTTCGTCTACCACCCTCTCGATGAAGGCGACCCGCTGAGCGACGCGACCGCTGTGGTGGGCGCCGCCGGCGAGGGAGCCGTCATCGTCAACGCAACGGGCCTGGGCAAGGACCGGCCCGGTTCGCCGCTCGCCGATGACGTCGTGTTCCCGCTCCGCGCGCGGGTGTGGGAGTTCAACTACCGGGGAAGCCTGGAGTTCCTCTACCAGGCACGCGCGCAGGAGCAGCACCGCGAGCTCACCGTGGTGGACGGATGGGTGTACTTCATCCACGGCTGGTCGCAGGTCGTCGCCGACGTCTTCGACATCCCGATGCCGCCGAGCACCGTCGCCGAACTCGCGGAAATCGCGTCCACCGTCCGATGAGGGGGCTCGTCCGCACGGTGCTCGGAGACGTCGACCCTGCCTCGCTCGGCTCGCTCGACTATCACGAGCACCTGTTCCACGCGAGCCCGCTGCTGCCCGGTGAGGATCTCGTCGATGAGGAGGCGAGCACAGCGGAATGTCTGTCATTCCTCGCGTCTGGATTCGGCGGCCTCATCGATGCCACGCCACTCGGCCTTGGCCGACGACCCGAGGCGTTGGGGCGAATCGCGGCGAGGACCGGCGCGACCATCGTCGCCTCGACCGGCCGACATCGCGATGCGCATTATGCGGACGGCGTGTACGACGACCTTGACCTGGAAGCGTTGTTCCTCCGCGAGCTCACGGACGGGATCGCGGCCAGCGACTCCCAGCCGGAGGGGGCCCGAGCCGTTGCCCCGGACGGCGCGCTGATGCGGGCGGGTCAAGTGAAGGTCGGAATCGACTATTGGCGGATCAGCCCGGCAGAGCGGCGTGCGATCACCGCCGCAGGTGCCGCACACCGTGCGACGGGTGCGCCCGTGATGGTTCACACGGAACGCGCGAGCGCCGTCTTCGAGCTGCTGGATGAACTGGCGAAGGAGGGTGTCGCGGCCTCCCGGGTCGCCATCGCACACGCGGACCGCAACCCCGACCCTGGCCTGCACGCGGAGATCGCCGCCACCGGTGCGTACCTCGGGTACGACGGCGCAGCCAGGCTGAGGGACTGGCCGGAGTCCGTGCTGCTCGACTGTCTCGAAAAGGTCGTCTCCGCCGGCCACGGTGACCGTGTCCTCATCGGCGGTGACGTCGCACGGGCGTCCAGCTGGTCGGCGCTGGGCGGCCTCCCCGGCCTCGCGTACCTCGGGCGTCGCTATGTGCCCCGAGTACGCGACGTGATCGGTTCAGTCGCGACCAATCGTCTCCTGGTCACCAACCCGGCGCGCTATCTCACCTGGAGTACCGCATGACGAAGACACTGATCGCCACCTTCACGGCCCGACCCGGGCGGCGGGAGCGTGTGGCCCTCCTCGTGGAGGAGTTCGCAGAAGCCGTACGGAAGGAACCGGGAAACCTCGTATTCGAGGTCTTCACGCGCAACGCGTCGGACCATGATTTCGTCGTCTTCGAGCAATACCAGGACGATGCCGCGTTCGACGAACATCTGGCGAACCCGGCCGGGATCCCGTTCAATGCGGAATTGAACTCCCTGATAGTCGGAGAAGGGTCACAACTCGACTTCCTGAACCGTCCGATCCGCACCTCGCTGCGCTGACCGCCCACGCGGACTTCTTAGGCGTCGAGCTCGGCAAGATACGTCGCGCTCTGCGGCGTGCTCGCGTGGCTGACGAAGTTTGGGCGCTGAGGCTCATGACAACGCGGTGGACCCGCAGTCTTGTCTTCCTGGGCCTCGCTAAGCCGGCGGGAAGGTCGGGATGTTCGGTGCTGTCGCCGCAAAGCGGTCGCGAGAACTGCGTCACGTTTTGGATGTAGGACCAGCATTTACACTGCCACCTGGAAAATTTCCGGCCTTAGCCTGGAATGCGCCCCAGGAAAGGTGGCCACGACCCAGTAGGCTCAAGCGATTCCGAATTTGCTGAAGCACCCACGAATGAAAAGGGCCGGATCGACGGGTGATGTCGAGCCGGCCCTCTGCGTTTCGGGAGTGATTGCCGCCCGGCCGGAACAATACAGAGAGATGCTCGCCATGGAACCGAATCATCTGGACCTCACCGACCGACGCGGGGTCATCACCGGCGGAGGGCAGGGCATCGGTCGAGCACTCGCCCTCGAATTCGGTCGACGCGGAGGCCACCTGCTGCTGGTGGGCCGACGAGAGTCCACGCTCACCGAGACGGCACGCCTGGTGGAATCCCTGGGCGGCACGGCCGAGATCCACGTCCAAGACATGACCGAGCCGGACGCCGCTGAGCGAGTCGCGCAGGCGGTTGCCTCCTGGAGCAGCCTCGACCTCCTCATCAACAACGCGGGAAACGTGCGCGCGGGCAGGCTCGAGCTCACCACCGATGCCGACGTCCACTCGATGATCGACCTGAATCTCACCGCCCCCATCCTCCTGACAAAGACGCTGCTGCCCAGGCTTCGAGGGAGCGGCAAGGAACGTGGCAGCATCCTCCTGAACATCTCGAGCGGGATCGCACTCGTCGGGATGCCTTTCTACGGTGTCTATGCGGCGACGAAAGCGGGCATCGCGCACTTCGGTGAAGCGCTTCGCCGCGAGTTGATCGGAACGGGTGTGCACGTTGCGACCGTCTATCCGGGGGCGACCGATACCGCGATGATGGCCTCGCAGAACGCCGGTCCGGAGCTCGGCTGGGGGCGTCGGAGCCTGGAGGACGTCATCAGCGACCTGATGGCGGCGCTGGAGGGCGGCGAGCACGAGATCAACACCGCACCGGAAGGCCGCCGCAAGATGCAGCGACTCAACATCACCGACCCCCTGGCCGTCGATGCGTCCCTGGCACCAGACCTCGAGGCGCTCGAGGCAGCCGTACGCGACCACCGAAGCATCTAGCCGAGGGCATCGCTTCTCAGGACCGCTAAGGCGCCGGAAGCACCTCCACCAGCGCCAGATCCCACATGTCGGTCGTGGGCGCCGTGTCGTTGATCGTCACCGCTGTACCTGCAGTGGGCGTCACTGCGTTCGTCCGCTGCAGCCAGTAGGTGTCGCCCGACGGCGAGAGGTACTGGTCGACCAACGTCTGACCGGTGCCGACCGTCCGTGCGTGCGCGGTGCTCCAGTCGGTTGCGACGCCCCACACCCAGGAGCCCGCACGCGTGGTTGTGAGCGTGGCCGTCGGACCGCCGCTGGCGCCGTTCGCGGCGAGAACGGCCCCAGTAGCCGTGTCCGCACCGAGGAATCCCGCGACGGTGAGCGACGACTGCCACGACCCGGACTTCTGGGTGGCTGTCACGGTCACGTTCGAGAGCGGCGTCGGTGCCACCGCCTGCCAGACCTCTGCGGTTCCCGGTTGACCGTTCGAGCGTTGTCGGAGGGTCCAAGTCAGACCGCCTCCCGTCACCGAGCCGATCTGGGCGGTGCTCGTACCGTCAGAGCTTACGAAGGCGAGGAGGAGCTCGTTCGTGCCCGTGGTCGTGAGGCCCCCGACAGAGACTGTCGAGGCATCCGTGCCCTGATGCTTGGTCACGAGACCGTCGACGGTGATCGCCCGCGGACCGGACACCGCCGTGGCCGTCGCGCTGTTCGACGCCCCGCTGACGTTCCCCGCCGCATCCTGCGCGGTCACCGTGTAGGTGTAGGTGGTCCCTCCCACGACCGCGGTGTCGGTGTAACTCGTCCCGGTGGTGGTCGTGAGCGCCGAGCCGTTGCGGCTGACGTTGTACCGCGTCACGCCGACATCATCGGTGCTCGCGTTCCAGGTCAGGGCGATGCCGCCCGCGCCTGCCGAGGCCGCGAGATTACCGGGCACAGAGGGCGGCGTCGTGTCCGCGAGTGCGGTTGCCGTGACCTCGGCCGACGGTGCGCTCATGTTGCCGGCCGCGTCGACGGCCTCCACGCGGTAGTAATACGCACCGGGCGTGAGTCCCGCATCCTTGTAGGTGGTCGTGGTGCCGCTGACCTGCTTCACCAGGTTCGCCGGGCCGGGGGTGAAGCCGGAGGTGGTCGAGCGGTACACGGTGTAGCCGGTCACGCCCACGTTGTCGGTGGAAGCGGTCCAGCCGACCGTGATGCTTCCGACCGCTCCGGTCGCCGTCGGGTTGCTCGGCGCCGTCGGTGCGACGGCGTCCTCGTAGGGTGCCGGGAACCGGACCATGGCGGCCGTCGACGGCACACCCTTGCCGTTCACGATCATGAGCATGTAGTAGCCGGGAGGCGCCCAGTTGCCGTTGGGCGGAAGTTGCACGTTCAGGCCGCCGGCGGCCTGAGTGAAGGACAGCTGCATCCCGCGGGTGTTCTGGTCGAACGCGTGGGTGTCCGAGCCCGTCCGGATCAAGGACACCGACGTGATGCTCGCCGCGTCCGGCGTCTGGACGAAGGCGCTCCCTCCGTACTGGAGGGTCGACGGTGCGGAGGTGATCGTCGGCCGCGCGCCCTTGAACAGGTAGGGAGGCGAGTAGATCTGGTAACTGAGCTGGTCGGCCACTCCGGTGTCGCCGCCGCCACCGGAGACGAAGACGCGGCCGTCGGGCAGGAGGACGGCGACCGAGTGGTAGAGCCGCGGGGCGGTCAGCGACGCGACGGTCGTCCAGGTCCCGGTGGCCGGGTTCCAGATCTCGGCCGGCTTCACCGCCTTGGAGAGGTCCTGTCCGGACTTGTCCGTTCCGCCTCCTGTAGCGAGCACCGTCCCGTCAGGAAGGTTGGTGAGGTCGACGAAGCTGCGCGCGTAGGCCATGGGCGCGGTCGCCTGCCAGGTCGGGTTCGGCTGGTTCATGTCGAGCGTGTATGCGGTGTTGGCCGATGTGCCGGTGAACCCGCCGTCGGAGGCGGTGCCCGCCTTGAGGAACTTGCCCGGCGCGTAGTTGGTGATCGATGCGCCGTCGAGCACCCGGCTGTCGATGGTGGTCCACTTCTGTGTCGACAGGTCCAGTGCTTGGGTCAGCGTCCCCTGCTCGGAGGCGCCGGCCTGGAGTACCCGGCCGTCGGGCAGCTGATACATGAACGGGTAGTACGGGATGTCCTTCGTCGCCGTGGTGAGGTCGGTCCAGGTGTTCGTGGGAGGGTTGTACACCTCCGGGGTCTGGACGATGTCGGTCGAGCTCGTGTTCGACCCGGAGGTGACGAGGACGCGCCCGTCGCCGAGCGTCGTCCCGGTCGGGTACCACCGCGGGTGGTTCATCGGCTTGAGGGCGCTCCACGTGTTCGTGCTCGGGTCGAAGGCGCTCACCGCTGTGATCCCCAGCCCGCCGCTGGTCGCGGTGCCGCCGACCACGGCGATGCGTCCGTCGGCGAGCACGGCCTGGCCGGCGCAGAACAGGTCGACGGCGCCGTTCGGGACCTGGATGTACGTGCCGCTCACCGGGTCGAGCAGGAATTGCTGGCCGTTCTGCGAGAAGTCACCCTGCCAGGTGAGGATCTTGCCCGTGTCGGTGAGAGCCGCGTGGATCGAGACCTCGGGCCAGGGGACGACCGGTCCCCATGAACCCACCACGGAGGGATCGTTCGCCGAGTTGCTCACGGTCACCGCGACGGAAGACGCCGTGGCCTGGTTGCCGGAGCCGTCGCTGGCGATCGCGGACAGGGCGTGGCTCCCGTTGGCGACCGAGGTGGTGTCCCACGAGATCGTGTACGGCGCGCTGGTGACGGCGGCCGCAAGTGGCGCGCCGTCGAGCAGGAACTGGACGGAGGCGACTCCGACATTGTCCGTGGCCGTCGCCGATACGCTCACGGTGCCCGACACCGTGCTCCCCGAGGCCGGGGCGGTCATGCTCACGCTCGGCGGCACGGTGTCCAGGCCGCTGATGGGCAGCACCTCGATGGCGGCGAGGTTCCATCGGTCGGTGGTGGGTGCCGTGTCGTTGATGGTCACGCTCGCTGGTGCGGGGGCCGTCGTCACCGACGTCTGGCGCTGCGTCCAGAACGTGTCCCCGGACGACGCCAGGTCCTCGTCGACCTTGGTCTGTCCCGCCCCGACGGTTCTCGTCGTAGCGGTGCTCCAGTCGTCACCCACTCCCCACACCCAGGAGCCCGTCCGCGTCGTCGTGAGCGTCGTGGTGGGCGCGCCGGTCGCCCCGCTGGCACCGATGACGGCGCCGGCCGTAGCCGTGTCGGCGCCGGTGAAACTGACCACCGTGATGGCTGCCAGTCCCGTCCCCGCGTGCGTCGCCGTCACGGCGGCGCTGGTGATCGGCGCGCTCGAGACGCCCTGCCAGATCTCGGCGGTCCCGTACTGGGCGTTGGCCCGTTGACGGAGCTTCCACGTGACCCCGCCGCCGGTGACCGCGGTGAACGATTCGCTCCCCACCGTGGCCGGGCCATCGGCGGTCAGGAAGGCGAGGAGGAGTTCGTCGCTCTGCTTCGTGCTGAACACGGGGGACGACACCGTGGTGCCGGAGGTCGTCTGGTGCCCGCTGACCACCACGTCGGTGGCGAGCGCGGAGGCCGCGGTCGCGCTCGACAGGGGCGCCAGGGACAGCCCGATCAGGGCGGTGAGGGTGGCGAGGGCGACAAGCCGGCTCCGATGCGCGAGGGACATGAGCAAACCTCATTCAAATCGATATCTGCGAGGTTGCTACAAACGCGGTGCAATGTAAAGAGCCGGATCCGACCGGCGGAGGGCTCCTCCTGAGCTCAGCGCCCGACAGCCGCCCGCAGGATCGCGGCCACACGGTCCCTCTCGGGACCGTCCAGTTTCGTCACCGCGAAGCCCACCGGCCACAGTGCGCCGTCGTCGAGCTGCGCCGCCTGCTGGAACTCGAGCGTCGCGTAGCGGATCTTGAACTTCGAGCCGGGCTTGAACGCGACGACGACCTTGCCGTCCGCGTCGGCGTAGGCCGGCATCCCGTACCAGGTCTTCGCCGCGAGCGACGTGTTCTCCGCGACGAGCGCGTGGAAGATCTCGGCGAGGTCCTTGTCGGTTCCGGTCATCGCCGCGATGGCTGCTTCGCAGGAGGCAGCGGCATCCGCGCCCTCCTGCGCCGCCTTCTTCTCGGCGACAGCCGCGCGCATCGCCGCCTTCTCCTCTTTGCTGAACGTGGTGCTCATCGGTGACCTCCTGTGTCGTGATGTCACCAACCTACGGTCGGAGGGGCTGCGCCGCTTCTCGAATCCTGCTCGGGATCCGTCAGGTCTCCTGCGGGTGGCCGAGCTGCTCGGGCTCGCCCGTGATCTCGAGGATCTCCTCCTCCTCGAGGTCCTCCGACCGGTGCCGCCGGTCGACGCCGAAGAGATAGATCGCGTCGAGGACGCCCATCGTGTTGCTCAGCAGGAGCGTGACGAACCAGGGCTTGCTGCCGTTGCGTGCGGCGCGCCACACGGAGGCGCCCTTCCAGGCGAGATTCCACGCGACGGCGGCGAGGAGGAGGGCCCGGCCGGAGGCGGGGACGTCCGGCATGCTCAGGGAGGCGCTGCGGCTGCTCATGCGCACAGTACAGCCCGGGCGCCCGTGCGGCGGCAAGGGCCGAAGGTCCTAGCCGCGGGACCGTCCGGCACGGGAGGCTCGACCTGAGCCGCCGACCGGAAGGAGCGCACCATGCCCGAGGAGATGACACGGGACGAGATCGACGAACTGCTCGCCTCCCAGGCCGTCGGGCGCCTGGGCCTCGTGGAGGGCGACGTGCCGTACGTCGTCCCGATCTCCTACGCCTACCGGGACGGCTGCATCTACGGCCACAGCGCGCAGGGCAGGAAGCTGCGCGCGCTGCGCTCGCAGCCCGAGGTCTGCTTCGAGGTCGACGAGGTCGAGACCGTGGACCGGTGGCGGAGCGCGATCGCCTGGGGCCGGTTCGAGCAGCTCGTCGGCGAGGAGGCCAAGCGCGGCCTCGACATCCTGATCGAGCGGTTCCGGCCGCTGCTGCCTCCCGCGACCACCGAGACGCATCCGGACGCCGAGGTCGGCCTGACCCGGACGCTCGACATCCCGCGCCTCCCGGGCGCCGAGGCCGACCTGGGGCGCACCTCGTCCGCCGCGGTCGTCTTCCGCATCCGCCTCCACACGCTCAGCGGCCGGTCCGAAGGGGCGCAGGAGGAGGTGCTCCCGTGAGCGACGGCCGCGTCGTCGTCGGCTTCGACGGCACACCGTCCGCCTGGCGCGCCCTGGACTGGGCGACCGACCGCGTCGCTCGCCGCGGGGGCCGGCTCGACGTCGTGCAGGCGGTCGATTCCCGGCTGGGCACCGCTGTCTTCGGACCGCGGTTCGACGTGGCCACGACGGCGGATGTCGCGCTCGAGGAGGCTCAGGGGCACGTCCACGCTCTCGCACCGGAGATCGCGACCGAGTTCCGCTGGGTGGACGGCTCGCCGCCGCACGTCCTGCTGGACGCGTCGAAGGGAGCCGCGCTGCTCGTGGTCGGCACCGACAAGCGCCACGGCGACAGGGGGTCGCGCACGGGCAGCCTCCCGCTGTCTCTCGCGGCCAAGGCGGACTGCACCGTCGCGGTCGTGCCCGACCGGCCGCGGCCGCCGCGGAACGTGGTCGTGGTGGGGGTCGACGACTCCTCGTTCGCCCGGACCGCCCTCTCGGCCGCCGTGATGGAGGCGAGCTGGACCGGCGCGGTCGTGGAGGCGGTGCACGCGTGGGACGTCCCCGAGACGTTCCACCGTGCGATCGAGGAGGGACGGGAGGTCGATCCGGCCTTCGAGGAGGCGCAGAACAAGGTGATCCTGGACGCGATCGCCGACGTTCCAGCGGCTCGGCAGGCGGACATCGTGCCGGTGCTCGTGCGCTCCAACCCGGCGGAGGCGCTCATCGAGCGGGGCGCGGGAGCCGTGGCCATCGTGGTCGGAACGCGCGGGAGGGGACGCTTCGCCGCCTCCCTGCTGGGTTCGGTGAGCCACGACGTGCTGCTCGACCTCCCGTGTCCCGTGCTGGTCACCCCCGCCGAATACGTGTTCGTGCCCGACGGCGACGTCGAGGAGACCTGGTGAGCGACACCCTGCACCCCTCCCGGGGAGCATCGGCCCCGATCGTCTGCGGCGTCGACGGCTCGGAGGAGTCGCGTCGGGCCTTCCACGAGGCGGTCCGGCTCGCCCGTGCGCTCGACGTTCCGCTCGAGGCCGTGATGGCGTGGCAGCGGTCGACGTCCATGTACGACGCCTACTTCCCGCAGCCGGAGCGCTCGCCGAAGGTCGTCGCCTTCGGTGCGCTCGAGCGCATCGCCCGCGAGGAGTTCGCGGGCGCCTGGCCCGACTGGGTGACGTTGCGCGCGGAGCCCGGCCATGCCGGGTCCGTGCTCGTCGAGAGGTCGCGGGACGCGGCGATGCTCGTCGTGGGCAGCCGGGGCCTGAGCGGACTGGCCTCGCCGTTCCTCGGCTCGGTGAGCCTCTACTGCGCGACCCAGGCGCGCTGCCCGGTGCTGGTGGTCCGGCCCGACGAGCCGCGCCCGACCGCCTAGGGGACGACCTCGAGCCGATCGTGCACCTCCCGGACGTGCGGGGAGGACCACGCGGTCCGCACCGCCTGCTGCCGTTCCGCC is a window from the Leifsonia sp. AG29 genome containing:
- the xylB gene encoding xylulokinase codes for the protein MIIAHDLGTTGNKASLHEDDGTLVTAVTARYGTHFAAGGVAEQDPEDWWRAVIEATTALLAHSGAAGQAVTAVSFSGQMMGAVFLDESYRPVHPAIIWADTRSTAQCERLADAVGRERGYRITGHQFNPTYSASKIMWLAENRPDVYAQVRHICLAKDFVVQRLTGRLVTDPSDASSTNAFDQLGGEWSDEILQAAGIDRALLPEVVSATTVVGGMRRDAADAMGLPEGTPVVLGGGDGPMAALGTGIVEPSDGAYAYLGTSSWVSMSATQPLHDPLMRTMTFTHVVPGHYVPTATMQAGGGSLQWIAELLEPSAEAATFDRLVGDASTASASGEGLYFLPYLLGERSPYWNPDARGAFVGISRHHDRSHLVRAVLEGVAFNLLTCVEAFREAGAPVDSVDAIGGGANSDAWLQLMADMWGATIRRRSIVDEGNSLGAAVVAGVGAGVIPDLGAARSLSEVTAEFQPDAGRHAEYVQRHEAFVDAYSRLEPWFAARAAERRG
- a CDS encoding bifunctional 4-hydroxy-2-oxoglutarate aldolase/2-dehydro-3-deoxy-phosphogluconate aldolase; the encoded protein is MKLALSRLTATGVIAVVRAPSAEAAVGAARALAAGGVTGIEITYSTPDAASAISRIADELGETVLLGAGTVRTPDQAREAADAGAAFLVAPGFRPAVADAMTATGLTTMIGAITPSEVMAAEESGADVVKLFPAGLFGPTLVRNLRGPFPDVPFMPTGGVNAANIAEWVAAGVVAVGAGSDLVSSADLAAGSYVTITAKASEFSAAYRAAVGKAAA
- a CDS encoding NAD(P)-dependent oxidoreductase, whose amino-acid sequence is MSGTIVVTSRSFGSGSVDFVSTLETAGYEVVFGDPHHDPQSLTPLLARADAWIAGTSPVTADLLARAPQLAIVARYGVGFDAVDLAAAEERGIVVTNTPGANSASVADLALTLLLGGLRTVAVGDRAVRAGDWSAVRGREIDGLEVGVAGFGRIGRLFADRARALGARVLAYDPFLTADEPLPDGYRRADAVAELAACGAVSLHAPGGATIVDAAWLARADGLALVNTARADLVDEDAVAAALRDGRLSSYSADTLASEAVGDSRGPLLAEDLAGRIVVTPHLGAQTVQAIDRMGSGAVANVLAVLGGDVPPNPVTPIPARKVPS
- a CDS encoding SDR family NAD(P)-dependent oxidoreductase, producing MLKHPRMKRAGSTGDVEPALCVSGVIAARPEQYREMLAMEPNHLDLTDRRGVITGGGQGIGRALALEFGRRGGHLLLVGRRESTLTETARLVESLGGTAEIHVQDMTEPDAAERVAQAVASWSSLDLLINNAGNVRAGRLELTTDADVHSMIDLNLTAPILLTKTLLPRLRGSGKERGSILLNISSGIALVGMPFYGVYAATKAGIAHFGEALRRELIGTGVHVATVYPGATDTAMMASQNAGPELGWGRRSLEDVISDLMAALEGGEHEINTAPEGRRKMQRLNITDPLAVDASLAPDLEALEAAVRDHRSI
- a CDS encoding shikimate dehydrogenase family protein yields the protein MIDQGRMGFVGVDTAHSSIQKVFPLWADHLGLPSRELRGFDIPLGAPDAVYREVVERIRDDEGQAGALVTTHKMRVFEAAGDLFDEVDDFARACGEVSSIAKRSGRLVGAAKDPITVGLSLDDVVPSTYFADTGAELVCLGAGGSGVALSWHLAHRQDTPSKVTLVGRTRSSLDHARAIHERGGIDTSRFVYHPLDEGDPLSDATAVVGAAGEGAVIVNATGLGKDRPGSPLADDVVFPLRARVWEFNYRGSLEFLYQARAQEQHRELTVVDGWVYFIHGWSQVVADVFDIPMPPSTVAELAEIASTVR
- a CDS encoding putative quinol monooxygenase, coding for MTKTLIATFTARPGRRERVALLVEEFAEAVRKEPGNLVFEVFTRNASDHDFVVFEQYQDDAAFDEHLANPAGIPFNAELNSLIVGEGSQLDFLNRPIRTSLR
- a CDS encoding phosphotriesterase family protein — encoded protein: MRGLVRTVLGDVDPASLGSLDYHEHLFHASPLLPGEDLVDEEASTAECLSFLASGFGGLIDATPLGLGRRPEALGRIAARTGATIVASTGRHRDAHYADGVYDDLDLEALFLRELTDGIAASDSQPEGARAVAPDGALMRAGQVKVGIDYWRISPAERRAITAAGAAHRATGAPVMVHTERASAVFELLDELAKEGVAASRVAIAHADRNPDPGLHAEIAATGAYLGYDGAARLRDWPESVLLDCLEKVVSAGHGDRVLIGGDVARASSWSALGGLPGLAYLGRRYVPRVRDVIGSVATNRLLVTNPARYLTWSTA